From Phycisphaerae bacterium:
TCCTTGTGTCTTATCTGCGAAACCGTGTGCTTTACCTAAAGAATTTTTTTTGCTAACGCCTGCGATACTAAACGGCTGACAGGGAAAGCCTGCAACAAGAATGTCATGATCAGGAATGTCAGCTTCATTAATTTTCGTAATATCACCGGCTGGCCATTCTCCAAAATTTTCGTGATATGTGATTTGGCATTGTCGGTCCCATTCTGATGAAAAGACACACTTTGCGCCACATTTTTCAAAGGCAAGTCGCATCCCGCCAATTCCGGCAAAAAGATCAATAAATGTAAGTTGTTTCTTTGATGGGCTAAGACTGAAAATGTGGCTATCAATTCGCTCAAGATAAATTTTGTCGCCGATTTGTAGGTTATGATAACGAGCAAATTTCTTTATCTCTGGTCTTCGCCTGAATAGTTTCTTGTCTTTTGGAATATCAGTTTTTATAGTCTTGTTTATACCAGATAAATTAAGAGTTAATTTTTTTAAGCCTTCGCCTTTCCTCTTGCTGGATGAGCCGAGAGCATCTCTGGGAATAAGACCACCAATCAATTTACCAACACGAATATTGCCCTGGGTTAGTAGTTCATGTGTAACATTAAGAACCGCTACATTCGTATTATTTGTGTTTTCTTTTGGTAAACAAATCACACAGAAAAACTCCATTCATTTATAATTTAAAATAATTCCTTGATACTGACTTTTAATGCCTTTGCGATTTTTTCAATGTTCTCCAGAGTGATATTTTTTTCGGCCCTCTCGATCATTCCAATATAAGTTCGATGAACACCCGCTCTATCTGCAAGTTCTTCCTGCGAAATATGTTGCTTAGTTCTCTCTTCTCTGATTTTTTGCCCAAATTTAATTAGAATTTGTTTTTTCATAAATATCGTTCCGAATATTGGTTGCAGTTTGGTTGTAGTATAGAGGCTTGCTAACTATCGTTCTACATACTATAGTTAGCATCTTTGGTTTGTTTCTGAACCCGTTTTTTGTATTTTCGCAGGTTCTCATTCAATAAAAACGTTCTGAACGGCTCATTCTTAAAGCATGGAAAATTCAAAGGTGCGTAATTCTCCTCGCCGGCCTGTAAAACAAACTTATCCCTCGCAAATGCCGCGATAATCCTGTTCTCGGGACTGTCAGGCAGGCGAAACGATACCGCCTTGCCGTTGGCAAGCTGATATTTGGCCAAACAAAAATAACCGTTTTTCTCGCGTTTAACGGTAACGCCGATATAGCCCGATGAGTTTTCGC
This genomic window contains:
- a CDS encoding helix-turn-helix transcriptional regulator — protein: MKKQILIKFGQKIREERTKQHISQEELADRAGVHRTYIGMIERAEKNITLENIEKIAKALKVSIKELF